The region TTCTATGTCATGGCAACAGTTCAAAGACCGCTTTCTGATTAAGTTCTGGTCTCCCGTCCCGGCAGTTATCGCTGCGGGCATCCTCTCCACTTACTATTTTGGTATCACCGGCACGTTCTGGGCGGTTACCGGCGAGTTTACCCGCTGGGGCGGTCAGTTATTGCAACTGGCAGGTGTACATACCGAAGAGTGGGGCTACTTCAAATTGATCCACCTTGACGGCACGCCGCTCACCCGTATTGATGGCATGATGATCATCGGCATGTTCGGCGGCTGTTTCGCCGCCGCGCTGTGGGCGAACAACGTCAAGCTGCGTTTGCCGCACAGCCGTATCCGCATCATGCAGGCCATTATCGGCGGGATGATTGCCGGTTTCGGCGCACGTCTGGCGATGGGCTGTAACCTCGCCGCCTTCTTTACCGGTATTCCGCAGTTCTCGTTACACGCGTGGTTTTTTGCCGTCGCCACCGCCATTGGCTCATGGTTTGGCGCACGCTTCACGTTGCTGCCGCTGTTTCGCATCCCGGTTAAAATGCAAAAAGTCTCAGCCGCCTCACCGCTGACGCAAAAACCCGCTCAGGCAAAACGTCGTTTTCGTATCGGCATGCTGGTGTTCGCCGGCATGGTGGGTTGGGCGCTGCTGACGGCAATGAACCAGCCCAAATTAGGCCTGGCAATGCTGTTTGGTGTGGGTTTTGGTCTGCTTATCGAACGTGCGCAAATCTGTTTTACCTCAGCCTTCCGCGATATGTGGATCACCGGGCGCACGATGATGGCGAAAGCGATTATTTTCGGGATGGCGGCCAGCGCTATCGGCATCTTTAGCTATGTCCAGCTGGGCATGGAAGCCAAAATTATGTGGGCGGGTCCGAATGCGGTGATCGGCGGCTTGCTGTTCGGCTTTGGTATTGTACTGGCAGGCGGCTGTGAAACCGGCTGGATGTACCGCGCGGTGGAAGGCCAGGTACACTACTGGTGGGTTGGGCTGGGTAACGTGCTTGGCTCAACGATCCTCGCCTATTACTGGGATGATTTATCCCCTGCGCTGGCCACCAGCTGGGACAAAATCAACCTGTTGAAAACCTTCGGTCCGCTGGGTGGCCTGCTGGTCACTTATCTTTTGTTGCTCGCCGCCTTCTTGTTTGTCGTCGGCTGGGAAAAACGCTTCTTCCGCCGCGCTAACACGGTGGCTACCGTTAAGGAGACTGCATGAACATCGTGCCCGATTACCGTCTTGATATGAGCGGCGAGCCCTGCCCTTACCCGGCTGTTGCGACGCTTGAAGCGATGCCGCAGTTAAAAAAAGGCGAGATCCTAGAAGTGATAAGCGACTGCCCGCAATCCATTAATAATATTCCGCTTGATGCGCGTAATCATGGCTATACCGTGCTGGATATTCAGCAAGATGGGCCGACGATCCGGTATTTGATACAAAAATAAGGTTTTACCTGTACTCCGCCCCCAGGCTAACGATAAAATTAGCCGCTGTAATTACAACGGAATGCATTAGCCTGGGGGCGTTTATAAAATGAAATTAGCATTAATTGGTAATTGCCAACTTGAAGTTCTGGGAAATTTGATAATGAACGTCAGCGGGCTGCATGAAGGGAAGTTTGACGGCATTTTCAATATGCCTATTTATAAACTTAACGAAAATAATGACTTCATTAACTTCTATCACGAATTAGAACAGTGTGATTTCATTTTTATGCAGCATCATGCAGAAAAATGGGGACCGTTTTCAACAGCAGCCTTAAGCCAATTCTTCGATATCACCATGCTACCGACCATGGAATCCCGCGTTTCAACGCCGCAGCTCGGGTACTATACAGATAAAATCCCTGATTTTATGGTCTACGTCGATTACCGCATGCTGCATCTTTATCTCACCAATGTGAGTATTCAAAACGTGGTGGAAGCGTACCATTCCGTGAGTTTTTCCAGTGAAAAACAAACCAATATGCTTAAAGAAGATGCGTTGAAATACCGCACACTATTTCAACAAGGCAAGCTTTATTTCGATTATTCAGAAGAGTATTTCCGCACCCTTTCCGCTAATCCGGATTGCTACTCAACGGTAAGCCACCCGGATAACTATAATCTGAGTTTGTTATTACAAGTGATTTATCATAAATCACTTGGCATTAACGAGAGTTTCGATCTGCAGGGCAATGATCTGCTTAAAAATTATGTTGCGCCAAAAATTGGCTCAGGTGATAACACGTATCATATGATGCGCCCGACGGGTCTGGCGCTGGCCGGTAAAATTAATTATGCCTTTTTTGACAGCCAGAATCGGCGTGCGCTTAAACAAGCGCTGGTTAACTCCTCTTACTATACCGGTCTGGAAGACTGCTACCAGAACCTGTAATTCGCCGGGTGTTTTCCTGCTCCCAAAAAAGCCCTTTGCAGGGCTTTTTTAGTATGGTTGAAAATAGAGTCAACCGCCGTTAATAACAGCCCCCTTGCTGATAGTATTGAACACGATATAAAACAAATCGCACCAGGGATAATGGAATATTAATGGGTAATAAGGTGAATCTCACCGCCTTCATCCATAAACATACAGCGATTGCGCCCGGTCTGTTTTCCCCGATACATCGCCGCATCGGCTCTTTTCACGACGATGCCAATAGACTCTCCATCCCATGCCTGAGTCACACCGATGGTCACCGTAATGTTAAGCGCTTTATCGTCGTAGTGAATGGCTGACGCTGCAACCGACTCACGCAGGCGCATCGCGGCCATACACGCCTCTCTGTCCGAAGGCGCATACAGAATAATAATGAACTCCTCACCGCCGTAGCGGTAGGCAGTGTCGCCCCCACGGATCCGATCGCGCAGTTGCTGCGCCAGTTCGCGTAAAACGCCATCACCGACCAGATGCCCGTAGGTGTCATTCACATCTTTAAAACGATCGATATCAAGCAGCAACATATACATCTTCCGGTCTGATACTTCTTTCAGTTGCTGTTCAAACCTTTCATCCAGCATCCTGCGACCTGGCAGCCCGGTTAATATATCAACGCCACCGCGCAGCTTTAATAAATACGTTTTATAGGCGGTCACCGCTGCGGAAAATAACGCAAGACGATGCTTAAACTCTGAAAATTTATCAGTATTTGTTTTTTTATCCCTAATCACACACATCAATTCACGGCCGCAGTTATGCATTTTAGTGTGTGTCGCATCAATTGCCTGCAGGCAGCTGGATTCCTCCTGATTCGTGGGTTGGTGTCCATCCAGCCAGCGACCGAAATGGCACAGGTGGTGCGAGTGTGCGTTAATGCTTTCCGACTGATCAATATTATTATTGACCACGCAGGCGAACATATTGATTAACCAATCATAATGCGCATCAACTGCTTTATTAAGATCAATAAGGATATTATCAATCTGTTGCGTATTCCTGTACATCATATCCCTCACCGCGGTGTAATAAGCACTACAGTGTAAAAAAACAAAAGGTATTTTTATGTAAATATAATAAAATCAGCTAAAGAATCAGATATTTCAGCGCAAGAAATATTTGCAAAAAAGGAAATAAAACCCATTAATTCATGGTAATGGCAAAGCACCTGCGTGGAACCAGCGTAACTCAGACAGATACCCACGCCCTGTTTTGCAACACCACGCGGTAGCCGTCATGGTCCTGCCAGCTCTTGCCTGAAATATCCCAGTAAGGGTTAAACGAAACGACCTCTGTAAACCCGGCTTTGCGCATGGCTTCACAGCGCGCAGCCCATTCATCAGCGTCCGGGTAATAAAGCACCAGTAAATCCTCTGCCGTCGCAGCAGGTTTAACCGGATGGTGATGACAACGTGTGAATTCGATGTGCCAGGGCGCAGAGCGGTGCCCTACCATCACGCCACTGAAGCCCTCATGATCGGTGAAATCCGCAATTTTGCGCAGTTCCAGCGCCTCGCAATACATGCGGCAGCTCAGTTCAAGGTCGGTTACGGGCCGGGCGATTCTCATATGAGCAAACATTCGTCATCTCTCCTTCGGGCATCGTCAGTGGAAAACGGTAAGCATGACTGTACCCGCAACGGCTATGGTCGATGTGATCGTCTGTGCCCACGTAAAGTGGCAGGGAGGGTGCAAAAAGGATTAGGAGGGAAAGCGCGCGAAACACAAAACAAGGGAAGATAACCGCCAGCGAGGTGGTTATCTTCCCATTATTCGTGGTTATGCGTGAGTCAGAATCACTACACCTGCATGTTCATGATGTCCTGATATGCAGAAACCAGTTTGTTACGTACCTGAATGCCCATCTGCAACGAAATCGATGATTTCTGCAAATCGGTCATCACGTCGTTCAGCGCTACGCCCGGCTCACCGAGTGTAAATTTTTCCGCCTGGGTACGCGCTGCGTTTTGCGTGTCGCTAATGCGATCCAGCGCAGCATGCAGTTGCCCGGCGAAGCTGATAGACGGTTCACTTTCCACGCTCTGATTACGCGCAATCCCGGCAGTTGCCTGCAGCTGACTGACGACGCTTTCAATGCCCTGTATAGCCATGGTAAATCCCCGGATGGTTTGATACCTGACAAGGTTAACAGCTTGTCAATGGGATAATGGCGGTAAATAGCGATAAAAAACCAGGTTATTTGAGGCATAGAAAATTCGGATTCATCAAATAATGACACTGCCAGTTAATGGACATTTGTCGAGTTTGCCGACCCGGGAGTCTGTTTTGTTTCTCAACTCAAATAACAACATCCACCCAGAGTTACGAGGTGCGCAATGAGTGCGACTGCAACAACTGCACCGCAGAATAAATCTCTTGAGTGGCTTAACCGCTTACGCGCGAACCCCAAAATTCCTCTTATGGTGGCCGCTGCAGCAGCGGTTGCCATTGTTGTTGCTATGGTACTGTGGGCGAAAAGCCCGGACTACCGCACGCTTTATAGCAACCTGTCCGATCAGGACGGCGGCGCTATCGTCACCCAATTGACGCAGATGAACGTCCCCTACCGCTTTGCTGACGGTAGCGGTGCTATTGAAGTTCCCGCCGATAAAGTCCAGGAGCTGCGCCTGAAACTGGCTCAACAGGGTCTGCCGAAAGGCGGCGCTGTCGGTTTTGAACTGTTGGATCAGGAAAAATTTGGTATCAGCCAGTTCAGCGAACAAGTGAACTACCAGCGTGCTCTGGAAGGCGAACTGGCACGCACCATCGAAGCACTCGGTCCGGTAAAAGGCGCCCGCGTTCACCTCGCGATGCCAAAACCGTCGCTGTTCGTGCGCGAGCAGAAAGCCCCTTCCGCATCCGTGACGGTGAACTTGCAACCGGGACGCGCGCTGGATGATGGCCAGATCAGCGCCGTCGTACACCTCGTTTCCAGCGCGGTGGCAGGTTTACCGCCGGGCAACGTGACCGTTGTCGATCAGGGCGGTCGTCTGCTGACCCAATCCGGCGTTGCCGGTCGTGACCTGAATGATGCACAACTGAAATACACCGCCGACGTTGAAGGCCGTATCCAGCGCCGTATCGAAGCGATCCTTGGCCCTATCGTGGGTAACGGCAACGTTCACGCGCAGGTAACGGCGAAACTCGATTTTGCGAATAAAGAGCAGACGGAAGAGCAATACACGCCAAACGGCGGCGATCCGTCACAGGCTGTGCTGCGTTCACGTCAGGTAAATAGCAGCGAGCAGATTGGCGGCCAGTATCCTGGCGGCGTTCCGGGTGCGCTGTCGAACCAGCCTGCTCCGGCGAATACCGCGCCGATTACCACACCGGCTAACCAGCAGAACGGTCAGCAGAATCAAAATGCGCAGGGCCAGCAAGGCACGAGCACGGCTAACACCACCACTACCGGGCCGCGTAACACCACGCATAACGAAACCAATAACTACGAAGTCGACCGTACGATCCGCCACACCAAAATGAATGTCGGCGATATCGAGCGCCTCTCTGTTGCGGTGGTGGTCAACTATCGTTCACTGCCGGGTGGCAAAACCGCCGCGCTGACAGCCGACCAGATTAAACAGATTGAAGATTTGACTCGCGAAGCGATGGGTTACACCGAGAAACGCGGTGACACCCTGAACGTCGTCAACTCGCCGTTCAACGCAACGGATGATGTTGGTGGTCAGCTCCCGTTCTGGCAACAGCAGTCGTTTATCGATCAGCTGATGTCCGCAGGTCGCTGGTTGCTGGTGCTCATCGTGGCGTGGCTGCTGTGGCGTAAAGCCGTACGTCCGCAGCTGGTACGCCGCCAGGAAGAGGCGAAAGCCTTGCAGGAAGCGCAACAAGCCAAAGCGGAAATCGAAGAATCGGTGGAAGTTCGCCTCAGCAAAGACGAACAGAACCAGCAGCGTCGCTCTAACCAGCGCCTGAGCGCCGAGGTGATGAGCCAGCGTATTCGCGAAATGTCAGATAACGATCCGCGCGTCGTGGCGCTGGTCATTCGCCAGTGGATGAGTAACGAACATGAGCAATAATCTTTCCGGAACGGACAAAAGCGTCATCCTGCTGATGACCATTGGCGAAGATCGCGCGGCTGAGGTGTTCAAACACCTCTCCGCCCGCGAAGTCCAGCACTTGAGTACCGCGATGGCCAGCGTACGTCAGATCTCCAACAAACAGCTGATGGACGTATTGCAGGAGTTCGAGAACGAAGCGGAACAATTCGCGGCGCTGAACATCAACGCCAACGATTACCTGCGTTCGGTGCTGGTCAAAGCCCTCGGCGAAGAGCGTGCCTCCAGCCTGCTGGAAGATATCCTCGAAACGCGCGATACCACCAGCGGCATCGAAACGCTCAACTTTATGGAGCCGCAGAGCGCCGCCGACCTTATCCGCGACGAACACCCGCAGATCATCGCCACTATCCTTGTGCACCTCAAACGTTCTCAGGCGGCGGATATCCTTGCGCTGTTTGATGAGCGTATGCGCCACGATGTGATGCTGCGTATCGCCACCTTCGGCGGCGTACAGCCTGCCGCACTGGCGGAACTGACCGAAGTGCTGAACAACCTGCTCGACGGCCAGAACCTCAAGCGCAGCAAAATGGGCGGCGTGAGAACCGCGGCGGAAATCATCAACCTGATGAAAACGCAGCAGGAAGAAGCCGTTATTACCGCCGTTCGCGAGTTCGACGGCGAGCTGGCGCAGAAAATTATCGACGAGATGTTCCTGTTCGAAAACCTGGTGGATGTGGACGACCGCAGCATCCAGCGCCTGCTGCAGGAAGTGGATTCCGAATCCCTGCTGGTTGCCCTCAAAGGTGCCGAGCAACCGCTGCGCGAGAAGTTCCTGCGCAACATGTCGCAACGTGCGGCAGATATTCTGCGCGACGACTTGGCCAACCGTGGGCCGGTGCGTCTGTCTCAGGTGGAAAACGAACAGAAAGCCATCCTGCTCATCGTTCGCCGTCTGGCGGAGACCGGCGAGATGGTAATTGGCAGCGGCGAGGATACCTATGTCTAATGAATTGCCGTGGAAAGTCTGGAAGCCGGACGATCTGGCCCTCCCGCTGGCCGCCGAGTTCGCTCCCCTGCTGACGAAAGAGTCGTCGTCAGCCGCTGAAGCGGACGGCGAAGAAGATGAGATATCAGAAGAGCAAAAGCTGCAGCAGCAGTTAGCGCAGATCCAGATGCAGGCGCACGACGCCGGGTATAACGCCGGTCTGGCGGAAGGCCGCAAAGCGGGTCACGACGTCGGCTACCAGGAAGGTCTGGCGCAGGGGCGCGAAGATGGTCTCAACCAGGCGCGCCAGCAACAGGCGCCAATCCATGCGCGTATGCAGCAGCTGGTCAGCGAATTCCAGTACACGCTGGATGCGCTGGACAGCGTTATCGCCTCGCGTCTGATGCAGATGGCGCTGGAAGCCGCGCGCCAGGTGTTAGGCCAGGTGCCGGTTGTTGATAACAGCGCGCTGATCAAGCAGATCCAGCATTTAATCCAGCAGGAGCCGCTTTTCAGCGGGAAACCGCAATTGCGCGTGCATCCGGACGATTTGCAGCGCGTGGAAGAGATGCTTGGCGCAACCCTCAGCCTGCACGGCTGGCGTTTGCGTGGCGACCCGACCCTGCATCCGGGCGGGTGCAAAGTGTCCGCCGATGAAGGCGATCTCGACGCCAGCGTAGCAACACGCTGGCAGGAACTGTGCCGTCTGGCGGCGCCGGGAGTAGTTTAATGACCGCACGTTTGACCCGCTGGCTAACGACGCTGGATAACTTTGAAGTCAAAATGGCGCAGCTGCCCGCTGTGCGCCGTTATGGTCGGCTGACCCGCGCGACCGGGCTGGTGCTGGAAGCCACCGGCCTGCAGCTGCCGCTGGGCGCGACCTGCATTATTGAGCGTCAGGACGGTGTCGAAACGCGCGAAGTCGAATGCGAAGTGGTTGGCTTCAACGGCCAGCGCCTGTTTTTAATGCCGCTGGAAGAAGTTGAAGGTATTTTGCCTGGCGCGCGCGTTTATGCCCGCAGCGTGTTAGGTGATGGTTTGCAAAGCGGTAAACAGCTGCCGCTCGGCCCTGCCCTGCTTGGCCGCGTGCTGGATGGCGGCGGCAAGCCGCTCGACGGTCTGCCTGCACCGGAAACCGGTGAGACCGGCGCACTGGTCACGCAGCCGTTTAACCCCTTACAACGTACGCCGATTGAGCATGTGCTGGATACCGGCGTACGCGCCATTAACGCCCTGCTGACCGTCGGTCGTGGTCAGCGTATGGGTCTGTTCGCCGGTTCCGGCGTCGGTAAAAGCGTGCTGTTAGGCATGATGGCCCGTTATACCCAGGCCGACGTTATTGTCGTCGGGCTGATTGGTGAACGTGGCCGCGAAGTAAAAGATTTTATCGAGAACATCCTTGGCGCAGAAGGCCGCGCACGTTCGGTGGTGATTGCCGCCCCGGCAGACGTTTCTCCTTTATTGCGTATGCAGGGCGCTGCGTACGCGACGCGCATTGCTGAAGATTTCCGCGACCGCGGTCAGCATGTGCTTCTGATCATGGACTCCCTGACGCGTTATGCCATGGCGCAGCGTGAAATCGCGCTGGCAATTGGCGAACCGCCAGCGACGAAAGGTTATCCCCCTTCTGTCTTCGCCAAATTACCGGCGCTGGTGGAACGCGCGGGGAACGGTATTCACGGCGGCGGTTCGATCACCGCGTTTTATACCGTTCTGACCGAAGGGGATGACCAGCAGGATCCGATCGCTGACTCCGCACGAGCCATTCTTGATGGGCACATTGTCTTGTCCCGCCGCCTGGCGGAAGCCGGTCACTACCCGGCCATTGACATTGAAGCCTCTATCAGCCGTGCGATGACAGCGTTAATTACGGAACAACATTACGCCAGAGTCCGGAACTTTAAGCAGTTGCTGTCGAGCTTCCAGCGTAACCGCGATCTGGTTAGCGTTGGCGCATATGCGCGCGGTAGCGACCCAATGCTGGATAAAGCCATCGCATTGTGGCCACACCTGGAAGCCTTCCTGCAGCAGGGCATTTTTGAACGTGCCGGGTGGGAAGATTCAATGCAGGCATTAGAGCTGATCTTCCCGACAGTCTAAGGTAGTGGAGAGCTGACTTATGACGCAAAACAGCGCATTAACGACGCTAAAGGATTTGGCAGAGAAAGAAGTTGACGACGCCGCACTGAAACTGGGTGAGATGCGTCGCGGCTGCCAGCAAGCGGAAGAGCAATTAAAAATGCTGATTGAATATCAGCATGAGTATCGCAGCAGTCTGAATAACAACATGAGCCAGGGGATTGATAACCAACGCTGGCAGAATTATCAGCAATTTATTCAGACGCTGGAAAAAGCGATTGAGCAGCACCGTCAGCAGTTAGCGCAGTGGAATGAAAAAGTCGATAGTGCCCTGGGTAGCTGGCGTGAAAAGAAACAACGTTTACAAGCCTGGCAAACCTTGCAGGACCGACAAAGCGCCGCGGCGTTACTGGCGGAAAACCGTCTCGATCAGAAAAAAATGGATGAATTTGCACAGCGCGCGTCCCTGAGGAAAATAGAATGATCAACTTGTCAAAACTGTTAATGACAGAATCCGATGCCACCACCGGTGTACAAGCCGGCAAAAGCGGCGGCGATTCTGCACAAGATTTCCTCGCTCTGCTGACGGGTGCAATGACCGGCGGCCAGGGACAGGAGAGCGATGCGCCGATTACGCTTGCCGATCTGCAGGCAGCCGCCCTGAGCGGCAAGCTGGCGAAAGGCAACCTGGCGGCAACCGCAGCTACCGGCGAAGAGACGCAGGCACAAACACCGGCGCAAAAACTGGCGGAACTGCTGGCGCGCCAGAGCGCGAAAAGCGATGTGATTGCCTCAGCGGCAAGCGACGCTGACGTGCAAAAACTGTTTTCTGGCCTCACACCTGCGGCGAAAACCGATGTGCTGGCCGCGTTAAGCAAAACGGCTAAAGCCACTGACAGCGAAAACAAAACCGATTTAAATGATGAAGAGCTGGCAGGTTTAAGCGCGCTGATGGCGATGCTGCCGCATCAACAAGCTGCGCAGTTAAACAACGCCAGCGCCCAACCGGCTACCGCGACAAGCGGTATTGATGTGGCCAAAGCAGCAAACCGCGCACTGAATACCAGTTCACTGACGACAGATACTGATTTACCGCGCGGCAGCGCGAAAAATGACAGCCCTGCCAGCACCGCGCCGTTCCATGTAGCGGATGATGCCCAGCAGACGGCGGTGCTCGCCTCTTCTTCTGCGGCGGTGAAGAAAGATAATGACAACGCGCTACAAACCACCAATACCACGGCCAGCATCGCACCGGTGACGACTACCGCCAGTGCCGCCCAGGCCAGCACGCCTGTCGCCGCACCGGTGATCAGCGCACCGCTGGGCAGCCATGAGTGGCAGCAGAATATCAGCCAGCATGTCACGCTCTTTACCCGCCAGGGCCAGCAGAGCGCGGAGCTGCGTCTGCACCCGGAAGATCTGGGTCAGGTTCAGATTTCTATTAAGCTTGAAGATAACCAGGCGCAGTTGCAGATGGTT is a window of Enterobacter sp. R4-368 DNA encoding:
- the yedE gene encoding selenium metabolism membrane protein YedE/FdhT; amino-acid sequence: MSWQQFKDRFLIKFWSPVPAVIAAGILSTYYFGITGTFWAVTGEFTRWGGQLLQLAGVHTEEWGYFKLIHLDGTPLTRIDGMMIIGMFGGCFAAALWANNVKLRLPHSRIRIMQAIIGGMIAGFGARLAMGCNLAAFFTGIPQFSLHAWFFAVATAIGSWFGARFTLLPLFRIPVKMQKVSAASPLTQKPAQAKRRFRIGMLVFAGMVGWALLTAMNQPKLGLAMLFGVGFGLLIERAQICFTSAFRDMWITGRTMMAKAIIFGMAASAIGIFSYVQLGMEAKIMWAGPNAVIGGLLFGFGIVLAGGCETGWMYRAVEGQVHYWWVGLGNVLGSTILAYYWDDLSPALATSWDKINLLKTFGPLGGLLVTYLLLLAAFLFVVGWEKRFFRRANTVATVKETA
- the yedF gene encoding sulfurtransferase-like selenium metabolism protein YedF; the protein is MNIVPDYRLDMSGEPCPYPAVATLEAMPQLKKGEILEVISDCPQSINNIPLDARNHGYTVLDIQQDGPTIRYLIQK
- a CDS encoding WcbI family polysaccharide biosynthesis putative acetyltransferase gives rise to the protein MKLALIGNCQLEVLGNLIMNVSGLHEGKFDGIFNMPIYKLNENNDFINFYHELEQCDFIFMQHHAEKWGPFSTAALSQFFDITMLPTMESRVSTPQLGYYTDKIPDFMVYVDYRMLHLYLTNVSIQNVVEAYHSVSFSSEKQTNMLKEDALKYRTLFQQGKLYFDYSEEYFRTLSANPDCYSTVSHPDNYNLSLLLQVIYHKSLGINESFDLQGNDLLKNYVAPKIGSGDNTYHMMRPTGLALAGKINYAFFDSQNRRALKQALVNSSYYTGLEDCYQNL
- a CDS encoding diguanylate cyclase — encoded protein: MYRNTQQIDNILIDLNKAVDAHYDWLINMFACVVNNNIDQSESINAHSHHLCHFGRWLDGHQPTNQEESSCLQAIDATHTKMHNCGRELMCVIRDKKTNTDKFSEFKHRLALFSAAVTAYKTYLLKLRGGVDILTGLPGRRMLDERFEQQLKEVSDRKMYMLLLDIDRFKDVNDTYGHLVGDGVLRELAQQLRDRIRGGDTAYRYGGEEFIIILYAPSDREACMAAMRLRESVAASAIHYDDKALNITVTIGVTQAWDGESIGIVVKRADAAMYRGKQTGRNRCMFMDEGGEIHLITH
- a CDS encoding VOC family protein: MFAHMRIARPVTDLELSCRMYCEALELRKIADFTDHEGFSGVMVGHRSAPWHIEFTRCHHHPVKPAATAEDLLVLYYPDADEWAARCEAMRKAGFTEVVSFNPYWDISGKSWQDHDGYRVVLQNRAWVSV
- the fliE gene encoding flagellar hook-basal body complex protein FliE; amino-acid sequence: MAIQGIESVVSQLQATAGIARNQSVESEPSISFAGQLHAALDRISDTQNAARTQAEKFTLGEPGVALNDVMTDLQKSSISLQMGIQVRNKLVSAYQDIMNMQV
- the fliF gene encoding flagellar basal-body MS-ring/collar protein FliF → MSATATTAPQNKSLEWLNRLRANPKIPLMVAAAAAVAIVVAMVLWAKSPDYRTLYSNLSDQDGGAIVTQLTQMNVPYRFADGSGAIEVPADKVQELRLKLAQQGLPKGGAVGFELLDQEKFGISQFSEQVNYQRALEGELARTIEALGPVKGARVHLAMPKPSLFVREQKAPSASVTVNLQPGRALDDGQISAVVHLVSSAVAGLPPGNVTVVDQGGRLLTQSGVAGRDLNDAQLKYTADVEGRIQRRIEAILGPIVGNGNVHAQVTAKLDFANKEQTEEQYTPNGGDPSQAVLRSRQVNSSEQIGGQYPGGVPGALSNQPAPANTAPITTPANQQNGQQNQNAQGQQGTSTANTTTTGPRNTTHNETNNYEVDRTIRHTKMNVGDIERLSVAVVVNYRSLPGGKTAALTADQIKQIEDLTREAMGYTEKRGDTLNVVNSPFNATDDVGGQLPFWQQQSFIDQLMSAGRWLLVLIVAWLLWRKAVRPQLVRRQEEAKALQEAQQAKAEIEESVEVRLSKDEQNQQRRSNQRLSAEVMSQRIREMSDNDPRVVALVIRQWMSNEHEQ
- the fliG gene encoding flagellar motor switch protein FliG, with protein sequence MSNNLSGTDKSVILLMTIGEDRAAEVFKHLSAREVQHLSTAMASVRQISNKQLMDVLQEFENEAEQFAALNINANDYLRSVLVKALGEERASSLLEDILETRDTTSGIETLNFMEPQSAADLIRDEHPQIIATILVHLKRSQAADILALFDERMRHDVMLRIATFGGVQPAALAELTEVLNNLLDGQNLKRSKMGGVRTAAEIINLMKTQQEEAVITAVREFDGELAQKIIDEMFLFENLVDVDDRSIQRLLQEVDSESLLVALKGAEQPLREKFLRNMSQRAADILRDDLANRGPVRLSQVENEQKAILLIVRRLAETGEMVIGSGEDTYV
- the fliH gene encoding flagellar assembly protein FliH codes for the protein MSNELPWKVWKPDDLALPLAAEFAPLLTKESSSAAEADGEEDEISEEQKLQQQLAQIQMQAHDAGYNAGLAEGRKAGHDVGYQEGLAQGREDGLNQARQQQAPIHARMQQLVSEFQYTLDALDSVIASRLMQMALEAARQVLGQVPVVDNSALIKQIQHLIQQEPLFSGKPQLRVHPDDLQRVEEMLGATLSLHGWRLRGDPTLHPGGCKVSADEGDLDASVATRWQELCRLAAPGVV
- the fliI gene encoding flagellar protein export ATPase FliI; translation: MTARLTRWLTTLDNFEVKMAQLPAVRRYGRLTRATGLVLEATGLQLPLGATCIIERQDGVETREVECEVVGFNGQRLFLMPLEEVEGILPGARVYARSVLGDGLQSGKQLPLGPALLGRVLDGGGKPLDGLPAPETGETGALVTQPFNPLQRTPIEHVLDTGVRAINALLTVGRGQRMGLFAGSGVGKSVLLGMMARYTQADVIVVGLIGERGREVKDFIENILGAEGRARSVVIAAPADVSPLLRMQGAAYATRIAEDFRDRGQHVLLIMDSLTRYAMAQREIALAIGEPPATKGYPPSVFAKLPALVERAGNGIHGGGSITAFYTVLTEGDDQQDPIADSARAILDGHIVLSRRLAEAGHYPAIDIEASISRAMTALITEQHYARVRNFKQLLSSFQRNRDLVSVGAYARGSDPMLDKAIALWPHLEAFLQQGIFERAGWEDSMQALELIFPTV
- the fliJ gene encoding flagellar export protein FliJ encodes the protein MTQNSALTTLKDLAEKEVDDAALKLGEMRRGCQQAEEQLKMLIEYQHEYRSSLNNNMSQGIDNQRWQNYQQFIQTLEKAIEQHRQQLAQWNEKVDSALGSWREKKQRLQAWQTLQDRQSAAALLAENRLDQKKMDEFAQRASLRKIE
- the fliK gene encoding flagellar hook length control protein FliK; amino-acid sequence: MINLSKLLMTESDATTGVQAGKSGGDSAQDFLALLTGAMTGGQGQESDAPITLADLQAAALSGKLAKGNLAATAATGEETQAQTPAQKLAELLARQSAKSDVIASAASDADVQKLFSGLTPAAKTDVLAALSKTAKATDSENKTDLNDEELAGLSALMAMLPHQQAAQLNNASAQPATATSGIDVAKAANRALNTSSLTTDTDLPRGSAKNDSPASTAPFHVADDAQQTAVLASSSAAVKKDNDNALQTTNTTASIAPVTTTASAAQASTPVAAPVISAPLGSHEWQQNISQHVTLFTRQGQQSAELRLHPEDLGQVQISIKLEDNQAQLQMVSAHSHVRQALEAALPMLRTSLAENGIQLGQSNISSESFAGQQQQQQASQQQQQASRSGAGDLFGADDGDALVTPASLQSAARGNGAVDIFA